The Chitinophagales bacterium genome has a segment encoding these proteins:
- a CDS encoding adenosylhomocysteinase yields the protein MATSTSIDLQLPYKVKDINLADWGRKEIELAEAEMPGLMALREEYGNSKPLAGARIAGCLHMTIQTAVLIETLVHLGAEVRWSSCNIFSTQDHAAAAIAAAGVPVFAWKGMNEEEFNWCIEQTLFFGSEDKPLNMILDDGGDLTNMVLDEYPELVQYIKGLSEETTTGVHRLYDRMKAGTLPMPAININDSVTKSKFDNKYGCKESCVDAIRRATDVMMAGKVAVVGGYGDVGKGSAASLRGAGCRVIVTEIDPICALQAAMDGYEVKKMADAVKEADIIVTATGNKDIINGEHFKNMKDKAIVCNIGHFDNEIDMAWLNKNYGDTKVEIKPQVDKYTINGSDVIVLAEGRLVNLGCATGHPSFVMSNSFTNQTLAQLELWLNRAQYENKVYVLPKHLDEKVARLHLKKIGVELDVLTDDQCKYLSLDVDGPYKPETYRY from the coding sequence ATGGCAACAAGTACAAGTATAGACTTACAACTTCCATACAAGGTTAAAGATATCAATTTAGCTGATTGGGGAAGAAAAGAAATAGAATTAGCCGAAGCAGAAATGCCAGGGCTAATGGCTTTAAGAGAAGAATATGGCAATTCAAAACCACTAGCAGGTGCAAGAATAGCTGGTTGTTTACACATGACTATCCAAACAGCGGTTTTAATTGAAACACTAGTACATTTAGGTGCAGAAGTTCGTTGGTCATCTTGTAATATTTTTTCTACTCAAGATCATGCTGCTGCTGCTATTGCTGCTGCAGGTGTTCCAGTTTTTGCTTGGAAAGGAATGAATGAAGAAGAATTCAATTGGTGTATTGAACAAACATTATTTTTTGGTTCAGAAGACAAGCCATTAAATATGATTTTAGATGATGGTGGCGATCTAACAAATATGGTGTTAGATGAATATCCAGAATTAGTACAATATATCAAAGGATTGTCTGAAGAAACGACTACAGGTGTTCACAGATTATACGATAGAATGAAAGCAGGTACACTTCCAATGCCAGCTATCAATATCAACGATTCAGTTACTAAATCTAAATTTGATAATAAATATGGTTGTAAAGAATCTTGTGTTGATGCAATTAGAAGAGCTACTGATGTGATGATGGCAGGAAAAGTTGCTGTTGTTGGTGGATATGGTGATGTTGGTAAAGGTTCTGCAGCTTCATTAAGAGGTGCTGGTTGTAGAGTAATTGTAACAGAAATTGATCCAATTTGTGCATTACAAGCTGCAATGGATGGTTATGAAGTTAAGAAAATGGCTGATGCTGTTAAAGAAGCTGATATTATTGTAACGGCTACTGGAAACAAGGATATTATAAATGGCGAGCATTTCAAAAACATGAAAGACAAAGCAATAGTTTGTAATATTGGTCACTTTGATAATGAAATTGATATGGCTTGGTTGAACAAAAACTATGGCGATACCAAAGTAGAAATCAAACCACAAGTAGATAAATACACTATAAATGGAAGTGATGTTATTGTTTTAGCAGAAGGAAGATTAGTTAACCTAGGTTGTGCTACAGGTCATCCATCATTTGTGATGTCTAATTCATTTACTAACCAAACACTAGCACAATTAGAGTTATGGTTAAATAGAGCGCAGTATGAAAACAAAGTATATGTGTTGCCTAAACACTTAGATGAAAAAGTAGCGAGATTACATTTGAAAAAAATAGGAGTGGAGTTAGATGTTTTAACTGATGACCAATGTAAATATTTAAGTTTAGATGTTGATGGACCATACAAACCAGAAACTTATAGATACTAA